GTACTGCAATGAATGTTTTCTTCTGCATTCTAGGGACCAAGAGTCTCTTGCTTGTAAATCAGGGTCATTTACTGGCTTTGTTAACCACTGACTTGATTGCACACCGTTGTGCGTTAGGTCTTGATGGCTGGCCTGATGTTTGCATTGTTCCGCAGAACCCAGATTACCAACCTCCGGTAGTGTAGAGTAGGTTAGACTAGAGAAGCTGTGCGGGGTTGACGGTTTTTCGGGTGCTGTAGACATGCTCACGTCTCCGGTCCGGAGGCCTGTCCAGATAGACTGACTGGCTGTTACGGTACATTCCGGTCTGTGGCTCCTTCGGCTCCCTCGCGTTGCCAGGGCAAtagggtcagtggaatgccttgctGCGCAGGCTGGACTTCAATGTCGTACTGGAGTATGGAGGGAGGTATTCACTGCAGTGCTTGTCCGGACTCAGCGGGAGGCAAGGCACCCGGTTTCAGACTGGGGCGGTGTGTGGTTCGGCTCCTTGGCTCCACTGCCAGCAGTGGTAGTGGTGCAGGAACTGTTGGGCGAAGGGTGTTTCGGCCGTCTGCGGTGTCTGGTCAGGGCAGTTGCAAGGACATCGAGACCGGCTGGATGATTCCTGTCGGGAGAGGAGCGGGGGCAGTGCCGTCATTGCGCACGCCAGGCCTCAGAGGACCCACTGGACAGAGGATTGGTAAGCATTATTTTTGGAACACGTTCATCTTTTGTTTGCATGTAAACAGAGCTTTTATTCCCTAAAATTGATTTTAGAGTTTTAGTGGCACACCTGTCCGTAGCATGTGTTTAATTTGATCGACATGCTGTCTTTATATAAATTGATAAAATaaatagcgctttaaaaaatATCTGCCTATGTGTAATCAAGGCCAGAAACGggtaaagaaaacacacacatccacttagTGATTATTGTGCCATTTTTAGAAATGATgtaattttacacctcccttgagttaaatggttGAGGTGTGCACTGGATGTAGAGTTTGCACTGCCATGATATGCTCAGTGAATGGTTGAAATAACAGGAAAAAGGTAcacctcaatcatttaactcaaggggaggtatgAAATgaaattatttccaaaaatggcacaatatcactttaaaTTAGGCTGAATGCTGGACTGACTACTCAACtagaagtaaagtaaagtaaagtagtaAATGTAGGCCCTTAATCAGACCTAATATGAAATTAGGGCCCAGGCACATCATCAGAACctgcagtcagtacacacacacacacacacacacacacacacacacacacacacacacacacacacacacacacacccacacactgtacAGTTTAATATATCAGTCCTGGCTTTTCACACATTACTCACACatattcaatacacacacacacacagttgttaatGGTCTGTCACAGGGTTGGCAcacaagtttgaaattgtgtttgaccagtctccaatgtgcagttaaagtaAACATCCATGCACAAGACGgttgacaatcacacacacacacacacacgcacacacaccttctctcatcTGTATCACCTCACCACCAATTATCTTATTGCCTCGAGTTGGTCCATTCTCGTTTTGCTGTGACTTCACTGACGTGTcaaacagccgtgtgtgtgtattttttccaAGGACTGTGGATTCCAAGGAAGGCACTCAAGGACCCAGTGGACACAAGGTGAGCTGATGGTCACTAGTCATCAGTCTGATTACTATATTCAGAAGCAGTGGTTTAAATTACTTGCTGCATATGTGTTGGTATATaaagcttgttgtgtgtgtgtgtgtgtgtgtgtgtttgttttccaagGACTGTGGATTCCAAGGAAGGCTCTCAAGGACCCAGTGGACACAAGGTGAGCTGATGGGCACTAGTCATCAGTCTGATTACAACATTCATAAGTAGTGGTTTAAATTACTTGCTGCATATGTGTTGGTATATaaagcttgttgtgtgtgtgtttgttttccaagGACTGTGGATACCAAGGAAGGCTCTCAAGGACCCAGTGGACAGAAGGTGAGCTGATGGTCACTAGTCATCAGTCTGATTACAACATTCATAAGTAGTGGTTTAAATTACTGCATGCATACGCGTTGCTATATAATCTACAATAATGTATAATATAATGAGGGCTAAGGTTGGGTGATTACTCCATtcgtgccttgcattgagaaGTCTAGCgttagttagccgatgctaacattggGGTTTCGCTGTGGTTCTCCAGGGCATCAAGTAGCCATCGTtttaaatctctactttccaccatTTACGACGCTCATCCAGCATGATTGAGGTCTGAGTTGCGCTATAGCCATACTGTAAATTTATCTCCGCCTCAATGACAATGGTATACATTATTAAAAATGGTGTGTGAAAATTTGAAGACAAAGTTGAACgtttatttctttctctgtttaATCAACTTCAATGAAATGTCCATCCAAATCCAGCATGGCTAAGGCACTTATAATGACGAAAATCATACAGaatgtagattcagaatccactaaCAAAAACCTTAAAAACAGGTTTTCCCgtggtttggtagtcaatgtgttaaaaacacatttttctaCACCCGCTTCCCGCGACCTATTGAAaatgctggaaaactgaaaatttggtgcttgaaaagggcttgaatttgttcatgaaaaaggtgtgggaaccctgattatTGTATGTGaaacatttatgtccatatgtacatagtgtgaattGCGGACATTAACAAAGTAgttaaagtgtgtgtctgtgtgtctgtttattaaAGGGCATCCAAGGAGACCCAGGGGAGAGGTCGAAACCGTGGATTCCAAGGAAGGCACTCCAGGACCGTGAGtatgtgcgtgcctctgtgtgcctgtgtgcgcctgtgtgggtgcctctgtgtgtgtctgtgcctgtgtgcctgtgtgggtgcctctgtgtgtgtctgtgcctgtgtgcctgtgtgcatgcgcctgtgtgcgtgcctctgtgtgtctgtgcctgtgtgcgtgcctctgtgtgtgtctgtgcctgtgtgcgtgcctctgtgtgtgtgcgcgcctgtccgTGTGTGCGCCTGTCCGCGTGTGcgcctgtccgtgtgtgtgcccgtccgtgtgtgtgtgtatgcctgtgtgtgtgtgcgcgcctgtgtgtgtgtgcgcgcctgtgtgtgtgtgtgtgtgtgtgtgtgcgcgtgcctctgtgtgtgtgtgcgcgtgcctctgtgtgtgtgtgcgcgtgcctctgtgtgtgtgtgtgcgcgtgcctctgtgtgtgtctgtgcgcgtgtgtgtgtgtgtgtgtgtgcgcctgtgtgcgtgcctctgtgtgtgtgtgcgcgtgcctctgtgtgtgtgtgtgtgtgtgcgcgcgcctgtgtgtgtgtgtgtgtgtgtgtgcgcgcggcgcgcctctgtgtgtgtgtgtgtgcgcgcggcgcgcctctgtgtgtgtgtgcgcgcggcgcgcctctgtgtgtgtgtgtgtgcgcgcggcgcgcctctgtgtgtgtgtgtgtgtgtgcgcgcctctgtgtgtgtgtgtgtgtgtttgcgcgcgcctctgtgtgtgtttgcgcgcgcctctgtgtgtgtgtgtgcgcgcctgtgtgcgcgtctgtgtgtgtgtgtgcgcgcctgtgtgtgcgcgtgtgtgtgtgtgtatgcctgtgtgcgcgcctctgtgtgtgtgtatgcctgtgtgcgtgcctctgtgtgtgtgcgcgcgcctgtgtgtgtgtgtgtgcgcgcctgtgtgcgcgtctgtgtgtgtgtgtgcgcgcctgtgtgtgcgcgcctctgtgtgtgtgtatgcctgtgtgcgtgcctctgtgtgtgtgcgcgcgcctgtgtgtgtgtgtgtgtgcgcgcgcctgtgtgtgtttgcgcgcgcctctgtgtgtgtgtgtgcgcgcgtgtgtgtgtgtgtgtgtgtgtgtgtgtgtgtgtgtgtgtatgcctgtgtgcgcgcctctgtgtgtgtgcgcgcgcctgtgtgtgtgtgtgtgtgtgcgcgcgcctgtgtgtgtgtgtgtgtgtgtgtgcgcgcgcctctgtgtgtgtgtgtgcgcgcgcctctgtgtgtgtgtgtgcgcgcgcctgtgtgtgtgtgtgtgtgtgtgtgtgtgtgtgcgcctctgtctgtgtgtgtgcgcctctgtctgtgtgtgtgtgtgcgcgcgcgcctgtgtgtgtgtgcgcgcgcgcctctgtgtgtgtgtgcgcgcgcgcgcctgtgtgtgtgtgtgtgtgtgcgcctcgtgtgtgtgtgtgcgcgtccgtctgtgtgtgtgtgtatgcatgcgtctgtgtgtgtgtgtgcgcgcgtctgtgtgtgtgtgtgtgcgcccgtctgtgtgtgtgtgtgcgcgcgtctgtgtgtgtgtgtgcgcgcgtctgtgtgtgt
This is a stretch of genomic DNA from Engraulis encrasicolus isolate BLACKSEA-1 chromosome 19, IST_EnEncr_1.0, whole genome shotgun sequence. It encodes these proteins:
- the LOC134435089 gene encoding uncharacterized protein LOC134435089 isoform X2; this translates as MPCCAGWTSMSYWSMEGGIHCSACPDSAGGKAPGFRLGRCVVRLLGSTASSGSGAGTVGRRVFRPSAVSGQGSCKDIETGWMIPVGRGAGAVPSLRTPGLRGPTGQRIGLWIPRKALKDPVDTRTVDSKEGSQGPSGHKDCGYQGRLSRTQWTEGHPRRPRGEVETVDSKEGTPGPASKESKGRHSRTQWTEVSELSDPLMLSC
- the LOC134435089 gene encoding uncharacterized protein LOC134435089 isoform X1: MPCCAGWTSMSYWSMEGGIHCSACPDSAGGKAPGFRLGRCVVRLLGSTASSGSGAGTVGRRVFRPSAVSGQGSCKDIETGWMIPVGRGAGAVPSLRTPGLRGPTGQRIGLWIPRKALKDPVDTRTVDSKEGSQGPSGHKDCGYQGRLSRTQWTEGHPRRPRGEVETVDSKEGTQGPSGQKRASKESKGRHSRTQWTEVSELSDPLMLSC
- the LOC134435089 gene encoding uncharacterized protein LOC134435089 isoform X3, with the protein product MPCCAGWTSMSYWSMEGGIHCSACPDSAGGKAPGFRLGRCVVRLLGSTASSGSGAGTVGRRVFRPSAVSGQGSCKDIETGWMIPVGRGAGAVPSLRTPGLRGPTGQRIGLWIPRKALKDPVDTRTVDTKEGSQGPSGQKGIQGDPGERSKPWIPRKALKDPVDRSVRALRSADAKLLRIFTSETLPPSAPSRDPTHSVLIYKI
- the LOC134435089 gene encoding uncharacterized protein LOC134435089 isoform X5; the protein is MPCCAGWTSMSYWSMEGGIHCSACPDSAGGKAPGFRLGRCVVRLLGSTASSGSGAGTVGRRVFRPSAVSGQGSCKDIETGWMIPVGRGAGAVPSLRTPGLRGPTGQRIGLWIPRKALKDPVDTRTVDTKEGSQGPSGQKGIQGEQRKALKDPVDRSVRALRSADAKLLRIFTSETLPPSAPSRDPTHSVLIYKI
- the LOC134435089 gene encoding uncharacterized protein LOC134435089 isoform X6; translation: MPCCAGWTSMSYWSMEGGIHCSACPDSAGGKAPGFRLGRCVVRLLGSTASSGSGAGTVGRRVFRPSAVSGQGSCKDIETGWMIPVGRGAGAVPSLRTPGLRGPTGQRIGLWIPRKALKDPVDTRTVDSKEGSQGPSGHKDCGYQGRLSRTQWTEGHPRRAKEGTQGPSGQKCPSSPIR
- the LOC134435089 gene encoding uncharacterized protein LOC134435089 isoform X4, producing the protein MPCCAGWTSMSYWSMEGGIHCSACPDSAGGKAPGFRLGRCVVRLLGSTASSGSGAGTVGRRVFRPSAVSGQGSCKDIETGWMIPVGRGAGAVPSLRTPGLRGPTGQRIGLWIPRKALKDPVDTRASKETQGRGRNRGFQGRHSRTGIQGEQRKALKDPVDRSVRALRSADAKLLRIFTSETLPPSAPSRDPTHSVLIYKI